The Alosa sapidissima isolate fAloSap1 chromosome 12, fAloSap1.pri, whole genome shotgun sequence nucleotide sequence aagaaaaaataaacttaccatagcctaaaacttcaaataatacacagatatggccttattatggcttctatgcaagacctgctcaataaaacaagcgccctctgtttcatttgtacaaggatacaaggatacaaggaagtttattgtcacatgcatatagttactggaagtaagaaatgcagtgaaattatgtctggtgtcagcctatttgtgcatttatgggggggggggaggaagaaaccttgggcagatccacggctcaaggggctaacccaactgccaggggtcttggtatCTTgcaggtgactatatctaatttaattgttgttatgaactggatatgtgatgattctgtgaatactggatatggggcccccgttgtacaatgcctgcataccacaaatagtgcaatcatacaatcaatgagagcatgtggttataaattctttggtgcaacagttgcttttctggaccagtgagtgacatttgggtaattttctgcggcacacctgatgatctctcacggcacactagttgTATGAAAGGGATTTAACATTGTCAGATAGTCTGCACTCGAAACTATCCTACGTTTTCATATGGTTCATTAGAAGTGTATACTTATTCATAATGCAACCGAGTAACCCATGATCACGATTTCACCAATaattaataaaaacaaataagaaGAGTGATCATTTGCTTTTAATGTAGACTATCCATAACAAATAtcgcaacaacaaacaacataaaATAATACTGAGTTCAAAAAACTTTCCAACACATGTAAAGAATAAAGTTTTTCATCTACACATTTCTTTGTAAATATGTATGCATTAATTgtctttataaaaaataaactcTTGAAgattcttttttgtttgtttgtttgtttgtttacagctGGGGTCGATGGGATCGATGTGGTCGATGGCTTCCTTTCAGTGGCACATGCGAGCGGTCATCTCTTTCTGTTGAATCGAAGGAGGGAAACGATTCAGTGAAGGCATTACTGAGCAAACACACAGTTCTGAAACACAAACACCTGCTTTTTGTCACCGGCTCCTCGTGACATTGTTTACCCTGCCTGCATATGAGCAACTTGTCCTTCTGTAACAGGATCTGTGAAGGACACCTGACTCGGTCGCTAGTGTTTGAGCGTTTGtcacagagaaaaaaacaatgaagCATCAAGTTTCCTCTTTGCCGATACAAACTGCTGATATCAACCAATGCAAATAAGCATGCACCAAACATCTCCTGTATACTCACTAATGCTAATCAATCTGTAGCCCTTTAAGCGTTACCCTTCAACTGGGGTTACTCTTTAACCCTTTCTTTAACTgtcacatgtagcctacatacacacaagcacgcacgcacgcatgcacacacacacacgcgcacgcacgcacgcacacacacatgcacacacacatgcacacacacacacacacacacacacacacacacacacacacacaaagtcctaCCAGTGGCTCCAATTCTTTGTGGTCGGTCAAGTTGAACTCGGTGACAAAGTAGTAGAAATGTTTGTAGCAGGTGTTGACGTGAGCCTCCGCTCCCATCTGGCTCACACGGTCGAAGTGGTGGATGTACACGTGCACAAAGACGCGGAACAGCCGCGACAGGATCTTCTTCGCTACCTGCATGAATGTCTTGGGAAAGGGAGTACCTGAAATAATCAGggggaaaacaacaacaacaacaacacaaagtgatTAATTGGGATGTAAACAGATGTGGAGACTAAATGTATCATGGTCAAACAGTAACACTAGCACAGTTAGGCTCGCACATTATGAGCAAATATAAACGTGGATTAAAAACATTCATGCTGTCAAGATATGTGCTTGGATGTATGATATGAGGTAGATCTTTTTTCCTCTCAGAGCGTCTCACTCTATTAAGACCAAGACTCATAGTGTGAGCGTGAGCACATTCTCCAGCCAATCATAGTGATAAACAAGGCCTATGCGTCAGCCTCTCTGATAAACCAGCATGTCCTGCCTTTTTAGTCAGATCTTGGCCCTCACACAGAATGGAGTTATCTTACTGCTTTCTAAGAGTTTGTTTCCCCTGCAATAAGCACAGAGCATGGTTATTTATATCTCACTGTGCTTTTAGTGACCCGACCCCGTTTAGTGGCAGAGCCAGCATGACTCTGTCTCCTGCCAGGCAGCCTATTTAGGACACTATTAAACCCACTGCCCCGATCCTAAAATATCCGCTCAGCCAGCACTATTGATGCAACTTCCTGTTGCACATGCATGTTCGGATTCATAATAATTAATGCTAATTATTATTCAAAAGGCTGTCTGAATTGTCCTCCACAAAGTGTCCTGTGCAACACTGAATGGAGATGGGGGGCAGATGTAAGGTGCTGCAGGTGAACCTCTCACCGACGTTGGTGGGGAAGATGTGCTCATTATTGATCTGCACTTCGATCCAGTCCATCAGCATGTTCATGTACTTTGGGGCGGAGAGGGCCGTGGGCTTCCTGTACTTGTTCTCGTCCTGCCAACGGTACTCGTACTTGGGTCCGCCGGACATGACGGGGCAGGACTGGTCGGTGCAGGAGTCGCTGACGGTGCCGTAGATGAGGTTGATGCGGTTGAAGAAGTCCACCACATGCACGGCCACCCAGTCGTTCAGGTCCTCGCCGTGCGGCAGCTGTACAGCCTGCTTCAGGTCCAGCCCTGCGTTCAGAGAGGCCTGCGCTTTTTTGTGCAGCTCGAAGCGCTGCGTCCCGGGCTCAAATTTGCGCTTCGGGCGGAATGTCCTGTCTTTGTTGAAGACTTGTTTGAGTGCCAAGGACATTGTTGGAGTGTGAGAGTGGCGAGTTGGACGGGTTTTGTCTTCTGAAAGTACTCGTTTCCTGGTCAAGCTCCAAGAACAAGGAGTGCAACAGCTGATTCAGCACTGGTGTCGTCACTGTGATCCTTCTCTTATTGTGCTGGACGCTGTGTAGACACAGGGACGATGACCACAtcagaggcacagagagaaacagtgacAGTAATGAGTCTAATGTATCTAATGGGAAGAAATGATTTGCCCTCATTGGGATTGTACACCAGATgcttcatatactgtatagatTTTGTTTAGatctaaaaaaaacaccaaatgTCAAATAGAGTAGAACACAGGAGCCTAGATGAACAAACTGCTGACAACACAAAATGGAAAACATTACAAGTACACGTGGAATGAAGAGTGgtctctgtgtgactgtgttacAACTTGTCTATCTGACTTCTTGATGATTATCTTTAACCATTCttcaagggaaaaaaaaggcTCTTCACGGCCAGGTTTTTGTAAATGACAACAATAGACTTGGTTAGAAGGCCAAACAAGGCTGAGTGCCTCCTGGTTTAACTGATGGAGATAAAGTGAGGGACAGAGGGCCCTTTTCTCTCCTGTGCATGCTCAACATGGCTGGATGCAACCATGTAAACACAGTTCAAGGAGACACTCTTCAGttccacaaacacaaatgtgtcTACACTTAAAAGGAGTATACGTTATTCTGAAAGCGTGATTTAAAATGAACTTCTaccagtttttattttttattcatattCAGTCTCTTAGTCTCAGGCATTTAATTGCATTCTCTGGTGctgtctaaaaataaataaatgtataaaacCACCCGAAACAAAGAACCAAGATGAAAATTACATACAAAAGTGGGTCATTATAGTTTGTCTTtaaacattttcatttcataCAGTAAAAAATACAAGTGGAAGCTGGCAAAATTCCGTCGGGCTGAATAaagtttctatctatctatctgccaaAGAAAAGATGGAACCTATGGGTCACAGACTCTTGAGCAAGTGCAGAACAGACAGATGTTGCCCAGCGAGCCAGCTGTTCTGGAGCACTTAGCCTATAGAGGTCTGTGAGCAGTTTTGTAATATGTCGACAGATTAGTTTCTGTAAACACATATTGGTTTCAACTGAATTAATTATCATATCAGCCCACGAGCACTGATGAGTGATGGCCAAGTGTGACGACAACCACTGTGACATTCAAGTCAAATCAGGCCTTATACTATCATCAGAAGCTCACCGGGTTAGCCAAGAGCATGTAATCGCTTTTGGGTAGGCTAGTTTGCATTAAAATGATCAAGTAGCCATTTGGGCCACTGGGGCAGACTTAgtgataaattaatttattcttTATGGATAGAAAATATCACACTACAATGTCAGTGACGATGCGGCTATAACAACCAAGTGTGGGAAGAACACAGTGGATTGATAAAATGGCTATGCGAGTGAGCGCCACACAAACTTTCAATTGCCTCATGCGGTAGTTCCGCGTGACAGCGGCTACAAAGTCTAAAACTCCTATTCCAGCCTTATtacattgtagcctactgatAATTAACAGACAAGATACGCTGAGCCTTCGAAGTATTTCACAGGTCTATTCAAATTACAATACTAAGAAGAAATAACGGACTTGTTCACGGAAACAGGGAACCTAAAACGAACTTACCCAAATAATATCTACGTTCTTGTTCCGCTATGATGCTCCTCTCCAAATTCTACACGATTACGACGCAGACCAATTTGACAAGTCAATAAGACTAACTATGCGTAATTATTGCTAAATTAGTCGTACATTTCCCTTTATAGTTTGTAATGATGCATTTTCTTTGAAAACTTAACAACAAGCCCCTCCCTAGCTACACAAAACTTCACTTCCTTTGATGAAACGTCATATTGATGAAAACCACAGCAGAGAGCAGAGCGAGACTACGTGTTCTTTAATGGTCCACTCTGCTTCCTCAGACTGCTCTACTGCCGGGAGgaagatagcctactttataaACGAAGGACGACAACACCATAAGAAAGGTCATTTCATCAATAGATTGTTATATTATGCTTTATTGCATATTCATTCCTACATTTCATGCGACACAGTAGGCTACCATGTTTTCACCTaattttattttcatatttttaaataagCACATGAACTCATACAAGCATGGCTACTGAATACAGTGAGAAAAAAGGAATGTATGAAATAACTATTCTGCTTGGAAACACGATACAGAGAACAGGAAGTCAGGAAAAACAGTAGGTCAGTAACAATCTTtgctttttgtttatgtaaagtacATTGGGTtacccctgtgtatgaaatgcactatataaataaacttgccctGCCATGCCTATTGTAAAATGTTTTCCTTAATTCAGTAAAACAGTATTATTTGAAAAGCAAACATGTGCCAACCTTTTACTTTGTTTTAGTGCCTACCAAGCAAGAAACACAATTCATGAGCTGTAAAAAGCACAATTAAACCAAGCATTTAATGAGAACATGGCTTCAGGCTCAGATCAGTAAATGGTTTGCTAGCTGGCATTGGCTACATAACATAACAGTGCTACAGGTTGCCATGGCACATAGTTCAGAGGTCAGTGCTAGGTGCCAGGCTCGTGTTCTCTTCAAGCTGGGCATCCAGAGGATTCTTATTAGAAATGGAATAGTAGTAGAGCCGCATGCGCTCCTCCACCTTGGCAAAGCACGGCCTTTCCTCatgtctgagacacacacacacacacacacacacacacagagagagagagagagagaaacagagagagggcaggggaaAAGAGATAATTTCTTAATGCATATattgtatgtatttgtattttgacATTAATTCATTGATCAGTCATATAATAAGTGTATatgcatatacatatacagtgtGTAGTAAAGGGGAGATGTTGTCATATGCAGTATGTAGTAAATATGCAGTATGTAGTAAAGGGTTCTCATATGCAGTATGTAGTAAAGGGGTCTGATGTTCTCATATGCAGTATGTAGTAAAGGGTTCtcatatgcagtatgcagtaaagGTTCTCATATGCAGTATGTAGTAAAGGTGAGATGTTCTCATTTGCAGTATGTAGTAAAGGGTTCTCATATGCAGTATGTAGTAAAGGGTTCTCATATGCAGTATGTAGTAAAGGGGAGATGTTCTCATATGCAGTATGTAGTAAAGGGTTCTCATATGCAGTATGTAGTAAAGGGGAGATGTTCTCATATGCAGTATGTAGTAAAGGGTTCTCATATGCAGTATGTAGTAAAGGGGAGATGTTCTCATATGCAGTATGTAGTAAAGGGTTCTCATATGCAGTACAGTGTGTAGTAAAGGGGAGATGTTCTCATACTTGTACGTCCAGCAGTCCAGCATAACCTTGTACATTACGTCAGGGCATCCTGCTGGATTGTCCATTCGAGTGCCACTTGCAATAAAACTGATCACCTCCGGCCCTTTCATTTTCTACACATTTAAAATAAACATGTTCagtcaaaaataaacatacagtgTCCAGAATCATTTGTGACCGGTTTTTCCCTTGACATGTTGGGCAAAATGATGGTTCTGGTTGCTGAATAAAATGGGGCCGACTCATAGAGCAGAATTCTGAGCACActaagggtgtgtgctcagtaCCTGGGAACTCTAATGGGTCTGGCCTGGGGCTAAAATTGTCTTTGTAGAAGTAGCACATAcataaaagtaaataaatgtgatgTCCATGTACACACATAGTCCATTTGCTCAAATATCCAAATATGTTTCTGCATCTAGGTATTTAACAGAGAATTTTCCCAAAGGAAGTCCTTTAAGGAAACACAGGTATTTTCCCAAAGGAAGTCCTTTAAGGAAACACAGGTGTGTGATCAGTGTGTGTAATATCTGGGACTGAAACTCCTATAACTTCCTATACCAGATGTCAGTAAGAGTTTTCAAGTGTGATCTTTGCATTTTGGCCCTTTATAAACCGACCACCCAACTAAAGAGCAGATTTGAATCCGCTAACTGAAGTTGAAGTAGCATATGTAGCGTTGGGCAGCAGgcggggtcagaggtcatggTGGATGCAGCGGTGCTGGTACCTTATAAGGCTTCCCTCCGAACGAGAAGGCCTCCCACATGGTCACCCCGAAGCTCCACACGTCACTTTTGCTGGAGAACTTGTGGAAGCAGATGCACTCCGGGGCGTACCATTTCAGTGG carries:
- the mob3a gene encoding MOB kinase activator 3A; the encoded protein is MSLALKQVFNKDRTFRPKRKFEPGTQRFELHKKAQASLNAGLDLKQAVQLPHGEDLNDWVAVHVVDFFNRINLIYGTVSDSCTDQSCPVMSGGPKYEYRWQDENKYRKPTALSAPKYMNMLMDWIEVQINNEHIFPTNVGTPFPKTFMQVAKKILSRLFRVFVHVYIHHFDRVSQMGAEAHVNTCYKHFYYFVTEFNLTDHKELEPLKEMTARMCH